Proteins encoded within one genomic window of Malus sylvestris isolate BBL-3571246 chloroplast, complete genome:
- the ndhF gene encoding NADH-plastoquinone oxidoreductase subunit 5 → MEYTYQYSWIIPFIPLPVPILIGTGLLLFPTATKNLRRMWAFPSVLLLSIVMVFSALFSIQQINNNSVYQYVWSWTINNDFSLEFGCLVDPLTSIMSILITTVGIMVLIYSDNYMSHDQGYLRFFAYMSFSNTSMLGLVTSSNLIQIYIFWELVGVCSYLLIGFWFTRPSAANACQKAFVTNRVGDFGLLLGILGFYWITGSFEFRDLFEIFNNLVYNNEVNFLFVTLCASLLFAGAVAKSAQFPLHVWLPDAMEGPTPISALIHAATMVAAGIFLVARLLPLFIVIPYILNLIALIGIITLFLGATLALAQKDIKKSLAYSTMSQLGYMMLALGMGSYRAALFHLITHAYSKALLFLGSGSIIHAMEAIVGYSPDKSQNMVLMGGLRKHVPITKTAFLLGTLSLSGIPPLACFWSKDEILNDSWLYSPIFAIIAWSTAGLTAFYMFRIYLLAFEGHLNVYFQTYSGKKSSSFYSMSLWGKDKEGPEIIKKNLRLLYLLTTKNNEKTYFLNTYRINSNENSNENVRSTVQPFISITRFGTKSTFSYPHESDNTMLFPMLVLVLFTLFVGVIGIPFFNQEGIDLDILSKLLSSSINLLHQNKKNSVDWYEFITNAIFSVSIASFGILISSFLYKPVYSSLQNLNLFNSFVNSVPNKMKILGDKIINVIYDWSYNRGYIDGFYVLFLTKGIRRLAELTHFFDRRVIDGITNGVGIASFFVGEGIKYVGGGRISSYLLVYVSYVFIFLLIFSFF, encoded by the coding sequence ATGGAATATACATATCAATATTCATGGATTATACCTTTCATTCCACTTCCAGTTCCTATCTTAATTGGAACAGGACTTCTACTTTTTCCAACGGCAACAAAAAATCTTCGCCGTATGTGGGCTTTTCCTAGTGTTTTATTATTAAGTATAGTTATGGTTTTTTCAGCCCTTTTTTCTATTCAGCAAATAAATAATAATTCTGTCTATCAATATGTATGGTCTTGGACCATCAATAATGATTTTTCTTTAGAATTTGGCTGCTTGGTTGATCCACTTACTTCTATTATGTCGATATTAATCACTACTGTTGGAATTATGGTTCTTATTTATAGTGACAATTATATGTCTCATGATCAGGGATATTTGAGATTTTTTGCTTATATGAGTTTTTCCAATACTTCAATGTTGGGATTAGTTACTAGTTCTAATTTGATACAAATTTATATTTTTTGGGAATTAGTTGGAGTGTGTTCTTATCTATTAATAGGTTTTTGGTTCACACGACCCAGTGCCGCGAATGCTTGTCAAAAAGCGTTTGTAACTAATCGTGTTGGGGATTTTGGTTTATTATTAGGAATTTTGGGTTTTTATTGGATAACAGGTAGTTTCGAATTTCGGGATTTGTTTGAAATATTCAATAACTTGGTTTATAATAATGAAGTTAATTTTTTATTTGTTACTTTATGCGCCTCCCTATTATTTGCCGGCGCTGTTGCTAAATCCGCCCAATTTCCCCTTCATGTATGGTTACCTGATGCCATGGAAGGGCCTACCCCCATTTCGGCTCTTATACATGCCGCTACTATGGTAGCAGCAGGAATTTTTCTTGTAGCTCGGCTTCTTCCTCTTTTCATAGTTATACCTTACATTCTAAATCTAATAGCTTTGATAGGTATAATAACATTATTTTTAGGAGCCACTTTAGCTCTTGCTCAAAAAGATATTAAGAAAAGCTTAGCTTATTCTACAATGTCTCAATTGGGTTATATGATGTTAGCTCTAGGTATGGGGTCTTATCGAGCTGCTTTATTTCATTTGATTACTCATGCTTATTCGAAGGCATTGTTGTTCTTAGGATCTGGATCAATTATTCATGCGATGGAAGCTATTGTTGGATATTCTCCAGATAAAAGTCAGAATATGGTTCTTATGGGCGGTTTAAGAAAACATGTACCAATTACAAAAACTGCTTTTTTATTGGGTACACTTTCTCTTTCTGGTATTCCACCCCTTGCTTGTTTTTGGTCCAAAGATGAAATTCTTAATGATAGTTGGTTGTATTCACCTATTTTTGCAATAATAGCTTGGTCCACAGCAGGATTAACTGCATTTTATATGTTTCGGATCTATTTACTTGCTTTTGAAGGACATTTAAACGTTTATTTTCAAACTTACAGTGGCAAAAAAAGTAGTTCGTTCTATTCAATGTCTCTATGGGGTAAAGATAAAGAAGGACCCGAAATTATTAAAAAAAATTTGCGTTTATTATATTTATTAACGACGAAAAACAATGAAAAAACTTATTTTTTAAACACATATCGAATTAATAGTAATGAAAATAGTAATGAAAATGTAAGAAGCACGGTGCAGCCTTTTATTAGTATTACTCGTTTTGGCACTAAAAGCACTTTCTCATATCCCCATGAGTCAGACAATACTATGTTATTTCCGATGCTTGTATTAGTTTTATTTACGTTGTTCGTTGGAGTCATAGGAATTCCTTTCTTCAATCAGGAAGGAATAGATTTGGATATATTATCCAAATTGTTAAGTTCATCCATAAATCTTTTACATCAAAATAAAAAGAATTCGGTGGATTGGTATGAATTTATCACAAATGCAATTTTTTCAGTTAGTATAGCTTCTTTCGGAATCCTTATATCGTCTTTTTTATATAAGCCTGTTTATTCATCTTTACAAAATTTGAATTTATTTAATTCATTTGTTAACAGCGTTCCTAATAAAATGAAAATTTTGGGGGATAAAATAATAAATGTAATATATGATTGGTCATATAATCGTGGTTACATAGATGGTTTTTATGTACTATTCTTAACTAAAGGTATAAGAAGATTGGCTGAACTAACTCATTTTTTTGATAGACGAGTAATTGATGGAATTACAAATGGAGTCGGTATTGCGAGTTTTTTCGTAGGAGAGGGTATCAAATATGTAGGGGGCGGCCGAATTTCTTCTTATCTTTTAGTGTATGTATCTTATGTATTCATTTTTTTATTAATTTTTTCTTTTTTTTAA
- the rpl32 gene encoding ribosomal protein L32 has translation MSFTSNRKTYYNFLMAVPKKRTSISKKRIRKNIWKRKGYRAALKAFSLAKSLSTGSSKSFFCVTNK, from the coding sequence ATGTCTTTCACATCCAACCGAAAAACCTATTATAACTTTTTAATGGCAGTTCCAAAAAAGCGCACCTCTATTTCAAAAAAACGTATTCGTAAAAATATTTGGAAAAGGAAGGGATATAGGGCAGCATTGAAAGCTTTTTCGTTAGCGAAATCTCTTTCTACCGGGAGTTCTAAAAGTTTTTTTTGTGTAACAAATAAATAA
- the ccsA gene encoding cytochrome c heme attachment protein yields the protein MIFSTLEHILTHISFSIVSIVITIHLIILLVDEIVGLDDSSEKGMIATFFCITGLLVTRWMYLRHLPLSDLYESLIFLSWSFSIIHIIPYFKKHKNHLSAITAPSAIFTQGFATSGLLTEMHQSAILVPALQSHWLMMHVSMMVLSYAALLCGSLLSLALLVITFRKFIRIFSKSNNLENESVYFSEIQYVNERNNVLRNTSFISSQNYYRYQLIQQLDRWSYRIISLGFILLTVGILSGAVWANEAWGSYWNWDPKETWAFITWTIFAIYLHIRTNKNFESVNSAIVASMGFLIIWICYFGVNLLGIGLHSYGSFTLTSN from the coding sequence ATGATATTTTCAACTTTAGAGCATATATTAACTCATATATCCTTTTCGATCGTTTCAATTGTAATTACAATTCATTTGATAATTTTATTAGTCGATGAAATCGTAGGACTAGATGATTCGTCAGAAAAGGGGATGATAGCTACTTTTTTCTGCATAACAGGATTATTAGTTACTCGTTGGATGTATTTGAGGCATTTACCATTAAGTGATTTATATGAATCATTAATTTTTCTTTCGTGGAGTTTTTCCATTATTCATATTATTCCGTATTTTAAAAAACATAAAAACCATTTAAGCGCAATAACCGCGCCAAGTGCTATTTTTACTCAAGGTTTTGCTACTTCGGGTCTTTTAACTGAAATGCATCAATCCGCGATATTAGTACCCGCTCTCCAATCCCATTGGTTAATGATGCACGTAAGTATGATGGTATTGAGCTATGCAGCTCTTTTGTGTGGATCTTTATTATCACTAGCTCTTCTAGTCATTACATTTCGAAAATTCATAAGGATTTTTAGTAAAAGCAATAATTTAGAAAATGAGTCAGTTTACTTTAGTGAGATTCAATACGTGAACGAAAGAAACAATGTCTTACGAAACACTTCTTTTATTTCGTCTCAAAATTATTACAGGTATCAATTGATTCAACAATTGGATCGTTGGAGTTATCGTATTATTAGTCTAGGGTTTATCCTTTTAACCGTAGGTATTCTTTCAGGAGCAGTATGGGCTAATGAAGCATGGGGATCATATTGGAATTGGGATCCAAAGGAGACTTGGGCATTTATTACTTGGACCATATTCGCTATTTATTTACATATTAGAACAAATAAAAATTTTGAAAGTGTAAATTCTGCAATTGTGGCCTCAATGGGCTTTCTTATAATTTGGATATGCTATTTTGGGGTTAATCTATTAGGAATAGGGTTGCATAGTTATGGTTCATTTACATTAACATCTAATTGA